From Rhodobium gokarnense:
TTCCCTGCGGCGACCGCGAAACCGTCGTGGCTATGCTGGCGACGCGCTATGGCGAGACGCCCCGGGCGCTGGGCCTCGCCTCGCGCTCTGACGTCCTGGAGATCTTCGTCTCCAAGGGCGGCTCCTGGACGGTGCTGATGACCAATACCTCCGGCCGCGCCTGCATGATCGCCGTCGGCGAGAACTGGGAGGACCTGAAGCCGGCCCCGCCCGGCGATCCCACCTGAGATCGGACCTGCGATAATTTTTCGGCCCACAAGTGCGGCCGAGAAAATTATCGCAGGTCCCAAGAGCTTCCGCGCCGTCACCGCGGTACGGAAGAAGTCCAGTCATCTGGATTTGAGTGGCTCCTGTCCACTCTGTTTGACGCCCCCCCTGTGCCTTGCCGCTGGCCTTCGGGTCGGCGGCTTTTTTTGTGCCTGCCCCGCGACAACAGGTGGATCCTATCTCCAGCCTTCCGGGATTGCCGGCATGATGGCAATCACCGTGGTAGCGATCGCTGCGGCACCGAACGCAACGGCAGACAGGGTTGCACGCCAGTCTCTGGCCTTGCCCGCGACGGCAGCAAGAAAGCCTTCAGCGACCGCCGAAAGGGCGGCATTGAAAATCAAAGCGGCGAAGAAAACAATCGTCGTGCCCTGTCTCCTGCTAGGGTAAATGTTAGGGCGCGGTTGTCGGTCCGATCATTTTTTGCAGGAAATTCATAGACTTATGCTGGACGCGTGGCGCTCCCTAGGGGAGTCGAACCCCTCTTTCCAGATTGAAAATCTGGCGTCCTAACCGATAGACGAAGGGAGCGCTTGGCCGATCATCGGAATCGACGGGCGGTTTATAGAGGGGAATGCTGCGGGCGACAAGACCGCCGGGCGGGATTTTTCGGCGTCCTTCGGCCCTGTCGCAACCACATTCGGTGCGGTTACTGTAAGGCCCCGCAGTCGCTGATGCCGGGCCGCGTTCGAACGGGCGCAGGCCGGACACTGCGCGAGGCCGCAAGGCGTTTCCGACGCCCTTACTTGAACCGGCGTCCGCGGGACGGGGCGCGAGGAGGCAAGGCGATTTCGAAGCCTTTGTTCGAACGGGCATCGACCGGGGCGGGGGAGAGGCAGCGGTGCATTCGCCGTCAGACCCATCGCCCCCGATCCAAGCCCGCCGATGCCCCAAAAAAATCACCAGTGGCCGGTGTTGCCCATGGACGCCCAGGGCTCGGCCGGCTCCTTGGAGTCCCCCTTCTGCAGCAGCTCCACGGAAATGTTGTCCGGCGAGCGCACGAAGGCCATGTGGCCGTCGCGGGGCGGGCGGTTGATGGTGACGCCGGATTTCTGCAGCTTGTCGCAAAGGCCGTAGATGTCGTCGACCTCGAACGCCAGATGGCCGAAATTGCGGCCCTCACCATAGTCTTCCGGGTCCCAGTTGTAGGTCAGCTCAACGAGCGGGGCCTTGTCGGTCTTGGCCCGGTCGCCGTCCTCCGGCGCGGCCAGGAAAATCAGCGTGAACCGGCCCTTTTCGCTCTCGGTCCGGCGCACCTCTTGCAGGCCGAGCTTGTTGCAGTAGAAATCGAGCGAGGCATCGAGGTCCTTCACGCGGACCATGGTGTGCAGATAGCGCATTTTTTGCGTCTCCCGTTTTTTCGAATCTGAGGCTTAACTTATGACGGTGATCGCGGAACTCAACGCCGCATGCGAAACAATCGCCGAGCTTCTGGCCGGCGCCCGGCGTGGCGTCGTCTTCACCGGCGCCGGCATCTCAACCGAGAGCGGCATTCCCGATTTCCGCAGCCCGGGCGGCATCTGGTCCAACTACAAGCCGATCATGTTCGACGACTTCTGCGCCTCCGAAGACGCGCGCATGGAGGACTGGCGCCGGCGCTTCGTGATGATGGACCAGTTCGGCGCGGCCGAGCCCAATGCCGGCCACCTCGCCATCGCCGAGGAGATGCGGCGCGGCCATCTGGAGACGGTGATCACCCAGAACATCGACGGTCTGCACCAGCGGGCCGGCGTTCCGCCCGAGCGCGTCATCGAGATCCACGGCAACGGGACCTACGCCCATTGCCTCGACTGCCGCGAACGCCACGAGCTCGCCGAAATGCGCGCGCACATCGACGAGACAGGGGAGAGCCCGCGCTGCCGTTCCTGCGGCGGCCTCGTCAAGGGCGCGGTGATTTCCTTCGGCCAGATGATGCCGGAGGCGGAGATGGCGCGCGCCCAGGAGGCGGCCGTCAACGCCGACCTGTTCCTGGCCATCGGCTCGTCGCTGGTCGTCTACCCCGCCGCCGCCCTGCCGGTGATCGCCAAGCGGGCCGGCGCGACGCTGGTCATCATCAACCGCGATCCGACCGACCTCGATGCCATCGCCGACCATGTCGTGCGCATGCAGATAGGCGATGTATTCAAGCCTTTTCTTGGGTAAGAATTGGCTAACCGTACCGTCGCGGGGAATTTGCCGGTAAAATACGCCCGATTTCCTTGCGGATAATTTCGTGGAGGCCTCGAAAACCCCTTGTGCCCGGCCCCCAACCCGATGGTATCCTTCTACCGGGAATCACTTCCGGCGGCCGTTGCTTGGGGACGGTGCGTCAGTGAGGCGTAAAAAAGAGGCCGATTGTCATGGTGGCGAAGTATTCGCCAGATGCGCGCGACGACCTGGACGACCTCTCCGACGAGGCTGCAGTCGATGTCGTCGAGGTGGCGGGCACCATCAAGTGGTTCGACGTTGCCAAGGGGTTCGGCTTCATCGTCCCCGACGAGGACGGCATGGCCGACATCCTCTTACACGTCACGTGCCTGAGGCGCGACGGCTTCCAGACCGCCTATGAGGGCGCCCGCGTCGTCTGCGAGGTGCTGGAGCGCCCGCGCGGCCTGCAGGCCCTCAGGATCCTCTCCATGGACGAGGCGACGGCCGTGCATCCCTCGCAGATGCCGCCCTCGCGCACCCATGTCCAGGTGACGCCGACCTTCGGGCCGGAGCGGGCCCAGGTGAAGTGGTTCAACCGCCTGCGCGGCTACGGGTTCCTGACCCGCGGCGAGGGCACCCCGGACATCTTCATCCACATGGAGACCCTGCGCCGCTTCGGCATTGCTGAGTTGCGCCCCGGCCAGTTCGTCACCATCCGCTATGGCGCCGGCCCCAAGGGGCTGATGGTGGCCGAGATCCGGCCGGAAGACGGCGGCCACATCCCGTCCTCCCATTGAGGTCGTCGATGCGGGCATCGGGCGTTCGGGCGGGTCGTTCTCAGGCCCGTTTCTTCCAGGTTTTTCTGCTGGTCGCCCTTGCATGGGCGGCGCTCGCCGCAGCCGGCCCGTTGCGCGCGGCCGATGCCGCGCCCGTGGTGCTCGAGACCGCGAGCGGCTCCCATTCCTTCACCGTGGAGATCGCCGATACGACGGCGGAACGCACCCGCGGGCTGATGTACCGCCGCGAGATGGCGCCGGACCATGGCATGCTGTTCGATTTCAAGCGCTCCGAACTACTCTCCTTCTGGATGAAGAACACCTATATCTCCCTCGACATGATCTTCATTGCCGCCGACGGGACGGTGAATTTCATCGCCCGCGACACGGTGCCGGAATCGACGGACCTCGTCTCGCCGCCGGAGAGGGCGCGCTTCGTGCTGGAAGTCGTCGCCGGCACGGCCGACCGCATCGGCCTGAAGGTCGGCGACCGTGCCCGCCATCCGCTGATCGGCGCCGGCGGGTGAGGGGACGCGGCAGGGCGAGGGGGCAAAGCGCTTGTCCGCGAAGCGGTCAGCGTGTAATCGGATAGTCGGTTCGGCGCCGGACCGGCGGGGCATAGCGCAGCCTGGTAGCGCAACTGCTTTGGGAGCAGTAGGTCGCAGGTTCAAATCCTGCTGCCCCGACCAGCCGTCCGGGCGAAAGGCAACGGGATTTCGGGAGACCGCCAGCAATGATCGCGCGCATCTACAAACCGACGAAGACGGCCATGCAGTCCGGCACCCGCAAGACCAAGCGCTGGGTGCTCGATTTCGAGCCCGCCGCCCCGCGCAACAAGGACCCGCTGATGGGCTGGACGTCGGCCACCGACATGACCCAGCAGGTGCGCCTGTTCTTCGCCACCAAGGAAGAGGCGATCGCCTATGCGGAGCGCAACGGCATCGAGTTCCGCGTCCTGGAACCGAAGGCTCGCGAGCCGAAGCGCAAGTTCTACGCCGACAATTTCCGCTACGACCGCGCCGCGCCCTGGACCCACTGATTTTTTGAAAGCTGCCCGCTTCTGAAGCGGGCCTTGCGAACAGCGAACCGGGCTCAAGGACAAAAAGACGCGCCGGAACACCGACCGAGAGCATGCGCCCGTGCCTCCTGTTGACCGCGCGAGGCACCAAAGACCCCGTAGCTCAGCCGGATAGAGCAGCTGACTTCTAATCAGCAGGTCGCAGGTTCGAATCCTGCCGGGGTCGCCAGTTTTTTCAAGGATTTGACGGGAAGTCTCTGCGATCCGCCGAGCGCTGATTGACGGTGAATGGCCCGCCGCGCCTGATGCCTTTGTGACGACCTTGAAACGGGTCCTTCCGCCGCGCCGCTTTCGCCGCCCGTGCGCGTTGTTTGTTACCGCCCGCAAAATCGCCGCAAACCTTGTGTCAAAGCGCCGCCGTTTTCCAACAACCTGAAGGACGAGACGGTGATTCAGTTGACCGCGCTTTGGCGGGGGCTCATTGCGGCTTCTGTCGTGACCATGGTGGCTGCGGGCGGGACCGCGGCCATTGCCAAGACCGAGAAGGGCCGGGCCTCCTGGTACGCGATGACCTCGCGCACCGCGAGCGGCGAGCGGGCGAACCCGAACGCCATGACGGCGGCCCACCGGCGCCTGAAATTCGGCACCCGCGTGAAGGTGACCAACAAGCGCAATGGCCGCTCGGTCGTCGTCTGCATCAACGACCGCGGCCCGTTCGTGCGCGGCCGCATCATCGACGTCACAAAGGCGGCGGCGCAAAAGCTCGGTTTCATCCGCGCCGGATCGGTGATGGTCGACGTCGACGTCGTCGGCCGCGAAACGGACGGCTGCGCGTGAGGCCAAGGGCTTTGCCTGCCCTCGACCTGAGCACATAACGCGCGACGGCCAGGATTGATCCAAAGCCGTGTGCGATCCGTCTAATGGGAGAACCCGTTTTCCGGATCGAGGCCATGACCGAGGACACCGCGCCGCCCGAGGCGCTGCCCAGCAAAGACCGCCGCCTGGTGTTCGGTGCCAGCGGCTATATCGGCTCCAACCTCGTGCCCTATCTGACGGCGGCCGGCATTCCGGTGCGGGCCGTATCGCGCCGCCCGCAGGTGCTGGAGGCGCATAGCTGGGACGGCGTCCAGGTCATGGCGGCGGACGCGCTCGACCCAAAATCCCTCGATCCGGTGCTGGAAGGCGTCGACACCGCCCACTATCTCGTCCACTCCATGGCCGCCGGCCGCGATTTCGGCCGGCTCGACCTGGAGGCGGCCCGGAACTTCGCGGCGGCTGCCGAACGGGCGGGCGTCCGCCGTATCGTCTATCTCGGCGGGCTGGTGCCGGACGATGCGGATTCCGAGCACATCACCTCGCGCCGCGACACCGGCGACGAACTGCGCCGCGGATCGGTGCCAGTGACGGAGCTGCGCGCCGGCATCATCGTCGGGCCGGGCTCGGCGGCCTTCGAGGTCATGCGCGACCTCGTCTTCCACCTGCCGGTGATGGTGACGCCCCTGTGGGTGCGCTCCAAGTCGCCGCCTGTCGCCCTCGACAATCTGCTTTTTTATCTCCTGCGGCTGCCGGAGCATGAGGAAGCGGCTGGAAAGACGTTCGATGCGGCGGGCCCGGAAACCCTCACATACCAGGACATGATGACGACCCTTGCCGATGTCGCCGGCCGGCAGCCGCCCGCCATCATCCCGGTCTCCGTGCTGTCACCGCGCCTGTCGTCCTACTGGCTGAAGCTGGT
This genomic window contains:
- the gloA gene encoding lactoylglutathione lyase, with the translated sequence MRYLHTMVRVKDLDASLDFYCNKLGLQEVRRTESEKGRFTLIFLAAPEDGDRAKTDKAPLVELTYNWDPEDYGEGRNFGHLAFEVDDIYGLCDKLQKSGVTINRPPRDGHMAFVRSPDNISVELLQKGDSKEPAEPWASMGNTGHW
- a CDS encoding SIR2 family NAD-dependent protein deacylase; amino-acid sequence: MTVIAELNAACETIAELLAGARRGVVFTGAGISTESGIPDFRSPGGIWSNYKPIMFDDFCASEDARMEDWRRRFVMMDQFGAAEPNAGHLAIAEEMRRGHLETVITQNIDGLHQRAGVPPERVIEIHGNGTYAHCLDCRERHELAEMRAHIDETGESPRCRSCGGLVKGAVISFGQMMPEAEMARAQEAAVNADLFLAIGSSLVVYPAAALPVIAKRAGATLVIINRDPTDLDAIADHVVRMQIGDVFKPFLG
- a CDS encoding cold-shock protein; translated protein: MVAKYSPDARDDLDDLSDEAAVDVVEVAGTIKWFDVAKGFGFIVPDEDGMADILLHVTCLRRDGFQTAYEGARVVCEVLERPRGLQALRILSMDEATAVHPSQMPPSRTHVQVTPTFGPERAQVKWFNRLRGYGFLTRGEGTPDIFIHMETLRRFGIAELRPGQFVTIRYGAGPKGLMVAEIRPEDGGHIPSSH
- a CDS encoding DUF192 domain-containing protein, translating into MVLETASGSHSFTVEIADTTAERTRGLMYRREMAPDHGMLFDFKRSELLSFWMKNTYISLDMIFIAADGTVNFIARDTVPESTDLVSPPERARFVLEVVAGTADRIGLKVGDRARHPLIGAGG
- a CDS encoding ETC complex I subunit; the encoded protein is MIARIYKPTKTAMQSGTRKTKRWVLDFEPAAPRNKDPLMGWTSATDMTQQVRLFFATKEEAIAYAERNGIEFRVLEPKAREPKRKFYADNFRYDRAAPWTH
- a CDS encoding septal ring lytic transglycosylase RlpA family protein; this translates as MVAAGGTAAIAKTEKGRASWYAMTSRTASGERANPNAMTAAHRRLKFGTRVKVTNKRNGRSVVVCINDRGPFVRGRIIDVTKAAAQKLGFIRAGSVMVDVDVVGRETDGCA
- a CDS encoding SDR family oxidoreductase, yielding MTEDTAPPEALPSKDRRLVFGASGYIGSNLVPYLTAAGIPVRAVSRRPQVLEAHSWDGVQVMAADALDPKSLDPVLEGVDTAHYLVHSMAAGRDFGRLDLEAARNFAAAAERAGVRRIVYLGGLVPDDADSEHITSRRDTGDELRRGSVPVTELRAGIIVGPGSAAFEVMRDLVFHLPVMVTPLWVRSKSPPVALDNLLFYLLRLPEHEEAAGKTFDAAGPETLTYQDMMTTLADVAGRQPPAIIPVSVLSPRLSSYWLKLVTAVPANVARALIEGLKHDFVADTGPLETLVPQRLLGFRESVEAAFAAERQCTVQARWVEGAFRMRGRRRDHAYYAKRASGTATAESSPESVWKVVTAIGGDNRYYYLNTLWTAREVLDWMVGGRGLQHRRRHPEDLRLGDKVDSWEVIGLEPGRRLLLEFGMRAPGAGVLEFEIDERAERETVLTATAYWHPAGAAGLAYWYAMAPFHEVLFSGLTKEICRRAELSERRERRAS